One genomic window of Pocillopora verrucosa isolate sample1 chromosome 8, ASM3666991v2, whole genome shotgun sequence includes the following:
- the LOC136283163 gene encoding uncharacterized protein has protein sequence MAVAFANLFMAEIETKLLHQSSIKPRAWKRYIDDVFSLWDVRKQDIDLFIEQANTFHPTIKFTAEISETEITFLDTVVYKGERFQNEAILDVKTHYKPTETFQYTHYSSCHPPGVKKGFIKGEAIRLLRTNSLERNFQEAMCNFKTRLEARGYPKSLIEKTLSEVSFAARQSTLKKQTKKTKGKILPFVTAYHPGVKNLKQILMQEWNLIQNQPLLKTIYKTPPIISYKRGKSLKDILVRAKL, from the coding sequence ATGGCGGTTGCTTTCGCCAATCTCTTTAtggcagaaattgaaacaaaactgctTCACCAAAGCAGTATCAAGCCGAGAGCATGGAAGCGTTACATTGACGACGTTTTCTCCCTGTGGGATGTTcgtaaacaagacattgatcTATTCATAGAACAAGCTAACACGTTCCATCCAACTATAAAGTTCACGGCTGAAATCTCAGAGACTGAAATCACATTCTTAGACACGGTTGTCTACAAAGGTGAAAGATTCCAAAACGAAGCTATCCTCGACGTCAAAACTCACTACAAAccgaccgagacctttcaatatacacactattcatcttgccacccgccaggtgttaagaaaggctttattaaaggagaagctatcagacttctaagaacaaactccttggaaagaaatttccaggaggccatgtgtaacttcaaaacacgacttgaagcacgtggttacccaaaaagcctaattgaaaaaacgttatctgaggtctcgtttgccgcaaggcagtcgacacttaaaaaacaaaccaaaaaaactaaaggcaaaatattgccttttgtgacagcataccacccaggggttaaaaatttaaaacaaatactgatgcaagaatggaacctcatccaaaatcagccactgctgaaaacaatttacaaaacgcctccgattatatcatacaaaagaggtaaatcgctcaaagacatactcgtcagagcgaagctttaa
- the LOC131795497 gene encoding transcription initiation factor IIB, translating into MPSKCPVCNREAVDVEEGGELVCTECGAVVEGRVFNFDVDRQNGYTAMTADGTAKFDGRYDLPSTVRQRLPTSDTSVSKKRLQKFLFELAKRMNLPNETVKEAKDFLLTTVTSKIKSGEIRHISRHRDILAASCLFIVCRRNHMQINYRRMAEIAQCNMFSLGKSVKIILKALDLQLEPIGTESSLGCVLAQLDVEDKSAEKTCFDLFHIFKYFSLVGERNHFASAMALVLIVLEGKRIPPRKEKIAEVLGKNSVTDTQLKSQSKNTRRGLIELAKDVPWIPKSLKTTAIARHIDDIVDFHKNCGKMDLSAVKSLYMKRKELAQNNRKRKIQMAKARIDKEKTQQLCSSSEDSSSTNDALADPSGSSSSLTNQSKDGGVTGDPVTHNLHVDGVDRGQQCTSADALEFSIDSELDDNDTLIEGLLRSGYSEEELMDGYFESRMVDLQGSCDPEGEREDLDELDISESDMHHYLKSVAEVERIRNLQKDDSYQAEGQSQ; encoded by the coding sequence ATGCCATCAAAGTGCCCCGTTTGCAACAGAGAGGCAGTTGATGTAGAAGAAGGAGGAGAACTAGTTTGTACAGAGTGTGGAGCTGTTGTGGAGGGTAGAGTTTTCAACTTTGACGTTGATCGTCAAAATGGCTACACCGCCATGACAGCTGATGGTACGGCAAAGTTTGATGGACGTTACGATCTACCAAGTACAGTAAGGCAGCGACTACCGACAAGCGATACTTCAGTTTCTAAAAAGCGACTTCAGAAGTTCCTGTTTGAGCTTGCAAAGCGCATGAATCTTCCGAACGAAACTGTAAAGGAAGCAAAGGATTTTCTCTTAACAACTGTaacatcaaaaattaaatcaggaGAAATTCGACATATAAGTCGTCACAGGGACATTCTTGCTGCGAGTTGCCTGTTTATCGTTTGCAGGAGGAATCACATGCAAATAAACTACAGACGTATGGCCGAGATCGCGCAATGTAACATGTTTAGTCTCGGTAAATCggtgaaaatcattttaaaagctCTCGATCTTCAATTGGAGCCGATTGGAACTGAGTCTTCGCTAGGATGTGTTCTTGCTCAGTTGGATGTTGAGGATAAGTCTGCTGAGAAGACCTGCTTTGATTTGTTTCACATTTTTAAGTACTTCAGTCTGGTCGGTGAGAGAAATCACTTTGCCTCTGCTATGGCTTTGGTTCTTATTGTACTGGAAGGTAAAAGAATCCCTCCACGCAAAGAAAAGATTGCAGAAGTGttaggaaaaaattctgtgACAGACACCCAGCTAAAATCACAATCAAAGAATACCAGAAGGGGTTTAATTGAACTGGCAAAAGATGTACCCTGGATTCCAAAATCACTTAAGACAACTGCCATTGCAAGGCATATTGATGACATTGTTGATTTCCACAAAAACTGCGGAAAGATGGATTTGTCTGCAGTTAAGTCTCTGTATATGAAGAGGAAAGAACTTGCACAAAACAATCGTAAGAGAAAGATACAGATGGCTAAAGCGCGCATAGACaaggaaaaaacacaacagcTTTGCAGCTCAAGTGAAGACAGTTCTTCTACTAATGATGCCCTGGCTGATCCTTCAGGTTCAAGCAGTTCTTTAACTAACCAAAGTAAGGATGGTGGTGTAACAGGGGATCCAGTAACACACAATTTGCATGTTGATGGTGTTGACAGAGGCCAGCAGTGTACTTCTGCAGATGCTCTAGAGTTTAGCATCGACAGTGAGCTGGATGATAATGATACCTTGATAGAAGGCCTGTTGAGAAGTGGCTACTCTGAAGAAGAGTTGATGGATGGTTATTTTGAATCAAGAATGGTTGATCTTCAGGGCAGCTGTGACCCTGAGGGGGAGAGAGAAGATCTGGATGAACTTGATATCAGCGAGTCTGATATGCATCATTATTTGAAGTCTGTTGCTGAAGTGGAACGAATAAGGAATCTTCAGAAAGATGACTCTTATCAAGCAgaaggacaaagtcaataa
- the LOC131795429 gene encoding E3 ubiquitin-protein ligase TRIM71-like has protein sequence MSKTTFSYKVTSEKVQKTSLEQDLLNVKKPEIYKPPRVHYAVGRKLDISDRVVVSHTDPSSTLVKGLCEKVEEQNETYFTIITRDSEKRQSYNDDDINCEIRTSTGDSLGTDLKIEDAEDGSYTIKYTPDQIGLYDLKIEVNGQPLDGSPWTVQVIPHQYHLKFSFGSCGNRPGNFNYPCGVAVSEKTGTIAISDYSNNRIQLFSSNWNYLNEIRLGSSCSSVSFTESDQIISATPHDVNKICLFAKDGKFVQHINSKHLQCPSHISIGKDDSIISSDPINHVFEVISPDGTKLLKRFRASEHHDSIKCAIYHEQKFFVSDCKAHRVGVYDEDGILLYDIGSKESGDGHLAHPSGLAIDTFNNLLVCDVGKSSVQVFTRDGKFVSMFGMSSFAPNYVAVSKNGDVFVTDHVNHCVHVFH, from the coding sequence AGCCTGGAACAAGACCTTTTGAACGTGAAAAAGCCTGAGATATACAAACCACCCCGTGTTCATTACGCAGTAGGGCGGAAATTGGATATTTCGGATCGAGTTGTTGTGAGTCATACGGATCCCTCATCGACACTTGTCAAAGGTCTTTGTGAGAAGGTAGAAGAACAGAATGAGACATATTTTACTATTATCACGAGGGATTCAGAGAAAAGACAGagttataatgatgatgacataaaCTGTGAAATTCGCACTTCAACAGGGGATAGCTTGGGGACGGATCTTAAGATTGAAGACGCGGAAGATGGTAGTTATACAATTAAATACACACCAGATCAGATTGGATTATATGACctaaaaattgaagtaaatgGACAGCCGCTGGATGGAAGTCCGTGGACTGTTCAGGTCATCCCTCATCAGTATCACTTGAAGTTCAGCTTTGGTTCATGTGGCAACAGACCAGGGAATTTTAATTATCCTTGCGGTGTTGCTGTAAGTGAGAAAACAGGAACTATAGCCATTTCTGATTATTCGAATAATAGAATTCAGCTGTTTAGCTCCAACTGGAACTACCTTAATGAAATACGACTGGGGTCTTCATGCTCGTCTGTAAGCTTTACTGAGTCCGATCAAATTATTTCCGCTACCCCTCATGATGTTAATAAGATTTGTCTCTTTGCTAAAGACGGCAAGTTTGTCCAGCACATCAACAGTAAGCACTTGCAGTGTCCTTCTCACATATCCATCGGAAAAGATGATTCCATTATCAGTAGTGATCCAATAAACCATGTCTTTGAGGTCATCTCCCCCGACGGGACAAAATTACTAAAACGCTTCCGTGCCTCAGAACATCATGATTCAATAAAGTGCGCAATCTACCACGAGCAGAAATTCTTTGTCTCTGATTGTAAGGCTCACCGTGTTGGTGTTTATGACGAGGACGGAATATTGTTGTATGATATTGGCAGCAAGGAGTCTGGCGACGGACATCTTGCTCACCCCAGTGGACTAGCAATTGACACATTCAACAATTTGCTCGTCTGTGATGTTGGGAAAAGTTCAGTTCAGGTATTCACACGAGACGGAAAGTTTGTGTCGATGTTTGGAATGTCTTCATTTGCACCGAATTATGTTGCCGTGTCTAAAAATGGAGATGTTTTTGTAACTGACCATGTGAACCACTGTGTTCATGTCTTTCACTAA
- the LOC131795506 gene encoding adenosine receptor A2a-like, giving the protein MSELSCEELLQYIPSISDFKDLRSSYIVNCVLNNFLTHTAIVSNIVTMLAIRKSSSLPNTSKTLLLSLAASDIGVGFFVQPFYTSLLVNWLQQNNPNCYAYVIFRNIGFLFATSSFLSVVAVSVDRFLAVHLHLRYQEFVTHKRVVVVVIIIWLLSATVPLLTLWNLHDVQRLILSLFGITGILLTTLIYMRIYFVVRRHKIHIQSLRVLQSGEMANFSGLINSAVGVFYIYVLLIICCLPFLICLGTLGPNNSSTSMKKLFVFSLTLLYLNSSLNPVIYCWKMRHIRRAIMDLLRNMSWAKNRASQ; this is encoded by the coding sequence ATGAGCGAATTGTCTTGTGAAGAGTTGTTGCAGTATATTCCATCTATCTCCGACTTCAAAGATCTTCGTTCAAGTTACATCGTTAATTgtgttttaaacaattttcttacCCATACCGCCATTGTGTCAAACATTGTTACAATGTTAGCGATAAGGAAATCCTCGTCATTGCCGAATACTTCAAAAACTTTGCTTTTGAGTCTCGCTGCTTCCGATATTGGCGTTGGTTTTTTTGTTCAGCCATTTTACACCTCACTTTTAGTCAACTGGTTGCAACAGAACAATCCAAACTGTTACGCCTATGTGATTTTTAGGAATATTGGTTTCCTTTTTGCTACGTCTTCCTTCCTAAGTGTGGTAGCTGTGAGTGTAGACAGattcttagctgttcatcttcatctcagataccaaGAGTTTGTGACCCACAAgcgtgttgttgttgtggtgatAATAATATGGCTGCTAAGTGCAACTGTGCCTTTACTAACATTATGGAACCTACACGATGTGCAAAGGTTAATTCTTTCCCTGTTCGGTATTACTGGTATTCTTTTGACAACATTGATTTACATGAGGATTTATTTTGTGGTACGACGCCACAAGATTCATATTCAGTCTTTGCGAGTTCTACAGTCAGGTGAGATGGCAAATTTTTCTGGTCTCATCAACTCGGCTGTCGGTGTTTTCTACATATACGTCCTTCTTATAATCTGTTGTTTACCCTTCTTAATCTGCCTGGGAACGTTGGGGCCTAACAATTCCAGTACCTCCatgaaaaaactttttgtctTTTCGTTGACTTTGTTGTATCTCAATTCATCTCTGAATCCTGtaatttactgctggaagatgaggcACATTCGACGTGCTATCATGGACCTATTACGAAACATGTCTTGGGCTAAAAATCGTGCATCTCAATGA
- the LOC131795452 gene encoding cleavage and polyadenylation specificity factor subunit 4-like: MEDIVASVADLKFEIEMQLYNQVGVQPLPFPGMDKSGAAVCEFFMRNMCNRGPVCPFRHTKGEKTVVCKHWLRGLCKKGDQCEFLHEYDMTKMPECYFYSKFGECSNKECQYLHIDPESKIKDCPWYDRGFCKHGPSCRHRHVRRVICLNYMCGFCPEGPKCKHMHPRFELPVKDESSEKKAMNIVCHYCNQPGHKASSCPSNPHKENYKNQQGMHQNINVNIVPVTTNAHLDTDRPMMRRPLETVTCFKCGDKGHYANKCPKSRSELIGL; encoded by the exons ATGGAAGACATCGTGGCGAGTGTAGCAGATCTCAAGTTTGAAATTGAGATGCAATTGTACAACCAAGTTGGAGTTCAGCCTCTTCCGTTCCCGGGCATGGACA AGTCTGGTGCAGCAGTGTGTGAATTTTTTATGAGGAACATGTGCAATCGAGGGCCAGTTTGTCCTTTTAGACACACCAAAGGTGAAAAGACAGTTGTCTGTAAGCACTGGCTGAGAGGGCTGTGTAAAAAGGGTGATCAATGCGAGTTTCTTCATGAATATGACATGACAAAAATGCCtgaatgttatttttattcCAAGTTTG GTGAATGTAGTAACAAAGAATGCCAATACCTTCACATTGATCCTGAGTCTAAGATAAAGGACTGTCCATGGTATGACAGAGGATTCTGCAAGCATG GTCCAAGCTGTAGGCATCGACATGTGAGGAGAGTTATTTGCCTGAACTACATGTGTGGGTTTTGTCCTGAAGGCCCTAAGTGTAAACATATGCA tccaAGATTTGAGCTTCCTGTGAAAGATGAAAGCAGCGAGAAAAAAGCCATGAACATTGTATGTCATTACTGTAATCAGCCTGGTCACAAAGCATCCAGCTGTCCATCAAATCCCCACAAAGAAAACTATAAG aatCAACAAGGGATGCATCAAAATATCAATGTAAATATTGTTCCAGTGACAACAAATGCACATTTGGATACTGATCGACCCATGATGAGAAGGCCTCTAGAAACAGTCACTTGTTTCAAG TGTGGGGACAAAGGGCACTATGCAAACAAG TGTCCTAAATCAAGATCAGAGTTAATTGGATTATGA
- the LOC131795488 gene encoding 28 kDa heat- and acid-stable phosphoprotein isoform X1, whose product MSRRGGRGKTHHKGRRRHFTDAEELQMEMEREKRRQEWREKKEGDGSDEEGAAAEKPEASSEEESDSEEEQVKPKGVSGLIEIENPNRVTSKTKKASELTNDDSSTVQLSRREREEIERQRAALRKRKLQEEGKTDEARADLARLAVIRRQREEAARKKEEQKKAKEAADAAKNAKR is encoded by the exons ATGTCAAGACGAGGAG GTCGAGGAAAAACACATCACAAAGGCAGGAGACGCCATTTTACCGATGCAGAGGAGCTGCAAATGGAGatggagagagaaaagagaagacAAGAATGGAGG GAGAAGAAAGAAGGTGATGGTTCAGATGAAGAAGGTGCTGCTGCAGAAAAACCTGAGGCCAGCAGTGAGGAGGAATCTGATAGTGAAGAAGAG CAGGTTAAACCAAAAGGTGTAAGTGGTCTCATAGAGATAGAAAATCCCAACAGAGtcacttcaaaaacaaaaaaggcctCAGAGTTAACCAATGATGATAGTAGTACTGTGCAACTATCTCGAAGAGAGAG GGAAGAGATTGAACGGCAGCGTGCAGCACTGAGAAAGAGGAAACTACAGGAAGAAGGGAAAACAGATGAGGCCAGGGCTGATCTGGCACGACTAGCAGTTATACGGAGGCAAAGAGAAGAAGCCGCACGCaaaaaagaagaacagaaaaaaG CAAAAGAAGCTGCTGATGCTGCTAAAAATGCCAAACGATGA
- the LOC131795488 gene encoding 28 kDa heat- and acid-stable phosphoprotein isoform X2, with protein sequence MSRRGGRGKTHHKGRRRHFTDAEELQMEMEREKRRQEWREKKEGDGSDEEGAAAEKPEASSEEESDSEEEVKPKGVSGLIEIENPNRVTSKTKKASELTNDDSSTVQLSRREREEIERQRAALRKRKLQEEGKTDEARADLARLAVIRRQREEAARKKEEQKKAKEAADAAKNAKR encoded by the exons ATGTCAAGACGAGGAG GTCGAGGAAAAACACATCACAAAGGCAGGAGACGCCATTTTACCGATGCAGAGGAGCTGCAAATGGAGatggagagagaaaagagaagacAAGAATGGAGG GAGAAGAAAGAAGGTGATGGTTCAGATGAAGAAGGTGCTGCTGCAGAAAAACCTGAGGCCAGCAGTGAGGAGGAATCTGATAGTGAAGAAGAG GTTAAACCAAAAGGTGTAAGTGGTCTCATAGAGATAGAAAATCCCAACAGAGtcacttcaaaaacaaaaaaggcctCAGAGTTAACCAATGATGATAGTAGTACTGTGCAACTATCTCGAAGAGAGAG GGAAGAGATTGAACGGCAGCGTGCAGCACTGAGAAAGAGGAAACTACAGGAAGAAGGGAAAACAGATGAGGCCAGGGCTGATCTGGCACGACTAGCAGTTATACGGAGGCAAAGAGAAGAAGCCGCACGCaaaaaagaagaacagaaaaaaG CAAAAGAAGCTGCTGATGCTGCTAAAAATGCCAAACGATGA
- the LOC131795459 gene encoding galactokinase-like, translating into MASADILQIAKTSFEEKFQACPTIAVCAPGRVNLIGEHTDYNDGFVFPMALELVTVIVGRKSDSDVCQLGTIAKGADEPLMISFPAPTPEKPLIPGKPSWANYVKGVIANFPGEIPTFDAMIATSVPLGGGLSSSASLEVATYTFLEKLTGKEQKDLKAKALVCQKAEHDFAKMPCGIMDQFISVMGKKGNALLLDCRSMEAKLVPMTNPDLVVLVTNSNVRHELTGSEYPTRRKQCETAAAALGKLSLREATMAELEASKGKLEDVVFRRARHVIGEIQRTTEAAAAIEKEEYEKFGKLMVESHNSLRDDYEVSCEELDLLVKLAMEVGGVYGSRMTGGGFGGCTVTLVKKSSVDSLIKHIQDGYGNKATCLVTSPADGAKALSL; encoded by the exons ATGGCGTCCGCAGACATTCTTCAGATAGCGAAAACTTCTttcgaagaaaaatttcaggctTGTCCTACGATTGCTGTTTGTGCACCTGGAAGAGTTAATCTCATTGGGGAGCATACAGACTACAATGATGGCTTTGTTTTTCCAATG GCTTTAGAGCTTGTGACAGTAATAGTTGGAAGAAAGTCAGACAGTGATGTTTGTCAGTTAGGTACTATTGCAAAAGGTGCAGATGAGCCATTGATGATTTCATTTCCTGCCCCAACACCAGAGAAGCCCTTGATTCCTGGCAAGCCATCTTGGGCTAACTATGTCAAGGGTGTCATTGCTAACTTTCCAGGAGAAATCCCTACTTTTGATGCCATGATTGCAACCTCAGTTCCTTTGGGAGGAGGGTTGTCTAGTTCTGCATCTCTCGAAGTTGCCACTTATACTTTTCTTGAAAAACTAACTGGGAAAGAGCAAAAAGACTTGAAGGCAAAGGCTTTGGTATGTCAAAAAGCAGAGCATGACTTTGCTAAGATGCCATGTGGGATAATGGATCAGTTTATCTCTGTTATGGGAAAGAAAGGCAATGCTCTTCTGCTTGATTGTAG atcTATGGAAGCCAAACTTGTGCCAATGACAAACCCTGATTTAGTTGTTCTAGTAACTAATTCCAATGTGCGGCATGAACTAACAGGAAGTGAGTACCCAACAAGAAGGAAACAATGTGaaacagcagcagcagcatTAGGAAAACTAAGTCTTAGGGAAGCTACCATGGCTGAACTGGAAG CCAGCAAAGGAAAGCTAGAAGATGTTGTGTTCCGCAGAGCAAGGCATGTGATTGGAGAAATTCAAAGAACTACTGAAGCTGCGGCAGCCATTGAAAAGGAGGAATATGAGAAGTTTGGAAAACTGATGGTGGAAAGTCACAACTCATTACG AGATGATTATGAAGTTAGCTGTGAAGAGCTTGACCTACTGGTTAAACTTGCTATGGAGGTAGGTGGGGTGTACGGTTCCCGTATGACGGGTGGTGGCTTTGGTGGGTGTACTGTTACTCTGGTGAAGAAGTCCTCAGTTGACAGTCTCATAAAACACATTCAG GATGGCTATGGAAACAAGGCTACATGTTTAGTGACCAGCCCAGCTGATGGAGCTAAAGCTCTAAGTCTTTAA